The DNA segment ACAATATTCGATTGATAATTGATGCTGCCCATCCCTTTGCGAAGGAATTGCATCACAACATAGGTTGCGTTGCTGCGGCTAGGCAGATAGAGGTGATTCGTTATGAGCGGCAGTATTCTTCGTTTGCTTCTCCCTTGTTGCGGTATTTTGATTCGTATGAGGAGATGAATAATGCCTTATTGAATAGTACGTATGAAAATATATTGGCCTTAACGGGGGTGCAGACGATCGAACGCTTTAAGTCGGTCGGAGAGAGTAAGCGGCTTTATTTTAGGATCTTAGATACGGCTTTGAGCAGGGAGAAAGCCAAGGCATCGGGTATTCCTTCTCATTATATTATACCCATGAAACCGGAAGGAGATAAGGATGGTTTGGTTGCTCTATCTAAAGAGCTGCATGCCGAACTTCTTATGAGTAAAGAGAGTGGAGAGTCGGGTTTTTTTGAGGCCAAGGTACAGGCTGCTTGTCAGTTGAATATACCGCTATGGGTGGTGCGTAGACCAGCTTTACCGCAATTTAAACAGGTAGCGAATAATCCGAAGGGATTTTTACAGTTGTTTTATGAGTTAAAAAAATCAGCATTAAAAGAAGAAGGAGTCTTAAGAAGAGGTTTTACAACCGGCACCTGTGTTGCGGCATGTGCCAAAGCCTGTTGTATCGCATTGATGGAAGGAGCGTTTCCTGCCTGGGTAGAGGTGGTTTTGCCGGGAGGAGAGAAAGTGAGACTGGTGATTTTTTCGCAGGAACTAAGTGAAAAATCGGCAGCTTGTGTCGTGGTGAAGGATGCAGGTGATGATGCCGACGTTACACATGCCAAAGAGATTGGTTGTGAGCTATCCATCAGTGATATTGTGGGTATTCATTTTCAGAGGGGTAAAGGTGTTGGTGAAGTCACTTTGCCTGGTTTGCAAGTGCAAGTTGGTGAGCCGGCGATCAATCCAGTTCCTCGTAAAATGATTACGGACATGCTAAGTCAGATGATAGAGGAATATCGTTTAGCACATGGTTTTGCTGTTAAGCCCTTTGTGCCGGAAGGGGAAGAGCTGGCCAAACAAACCTTTAACTCGCGTGTTGGTGTGCTTGGAGGTATTTCAATTTTGGGCACCAGTGGTATAGTAGAGCCTTATTCCAATAAAGCATTTCTGGAGAGTATCCGGCAACAGGTTAGAGTGGCATTTGAAAGTACCTGTGGAGAGGTTGTTCTTACCTCAGGAAAAAGAAGTGAGAACAGACTGAAAGAAACATTTTCGCACCTGCCTTCGGTGGCCTTTATTCATTTTGGAAATATGGTGGGCGAAACCTTAAAATTGTCCGCCAAAGAAGGAATTGACAAAATAAATATGGCCCTGATGTTAGGGAAGGCCGTAAAACTTGCTGAGGGGCATATGGATACTTATAGTAAGAAGGTGGTTTTTAATCCTGCGTTTATAGCCAATTTAGCTATGCAGGCCGGCTATGCAGAAGAGATTGTGGAACAAATAAAGAATCAAAAATTGGCCAATGCAATAACAGATATAATTCCTTTTTCGGAGGAGGAGCCTTTTTATAAGCAAGTAGCAGAGTTATGTCATCAGAATTGTTTGAAACTGCTACCCAAAGAATGTCGTTTTACTTTTTATCTGCAAGTAGGAGAGTTAGGGGCTGTGAAGGTGAGTTAAAAAAGCGAGCAACGACTTTTATGTTTAGTGTTGCTCGTTTTTTTAGCTGGTAGTGTTTTCTACTTAGCCTAGAAACTTCTTTCTTAAAGCTTCAACTTGCGCATCGTTGATTGGAAATAATGTTCCCAGGGGTGCTCCCATCACCAGTGATTTGGCACTAAATTCAGCCACCTCTAATCTATCAAAGGTCTGTAATAGTTTATCACCGGTTACTAGAAATGAATCATTGGAAATAAGTACAGAAGGCACTGATTCGCTCAGTAATTCAGGTATTGTATTGTCGCCTTCAAAATGAGTTCCAAAAGGCAGGCAAGGAACATCTTGCAGGAATATCCAGCTTTCAGGAATGGTTCTCACATCAAATTTAACACCTGTTGTTCCATAGGCCATGAGATGAGGTGGTTGTGTAAGGATGATAGAGTTGATGTGAGGATTCATCTCGTAAATTTTCTGATGAAGAGAAAAGGATCGACTGGGTGTTTTTTCAGGCTCTGCTTTACCATCTTTTATTTGTACGATGTCATCGGGCATGATATCCCAGCGCGCAACATTGGGAGGTGTAATCAAAAAGTCATTGTCTTTCCAACGCACCGATACTGTTCCATATGAACTAATCATTAAACCTTGATCACAAGCTCGTCTGACAATATTGCAAATATCCTGACGGATAGAGCGCTCTTCAGGTGGGTAGGAGACCACTTTATTCTTAGGTATGTCGTATGGAATTTGCACTTCAAATGACTTGATTTGTTCATCTGTCAGATAAACAGGCTCACCTATCGTTTTAGCATTAATGATGGTTCTTGCACAAAATTCCAGCGTTTCAAAGCGAGTGTAAGCATCCATCATATCCGAACCGCCTAATACGGTGCCATGATTTTCCATGATTACTGCCATATTATTGCTATCCTTAAACTGGGCTGCAATTTTGGCTCCTAACTCTTCACTACCCGGCATGCCGTAGGGTGCATAACCAATGGAACCACAAATTTCCTTGGCTTGTGGAATGATATTCGTATTGGGAATATTTCGTACGATACTAAAGGAAACCAAAGCGGGTGGATGTGCATGAATAACTGCTTTTATTTCAGGTCGCACATCATAAATGGCTTTGTGAAATGGAAATTCTGATGAAGGGGTGTGATCGCCGATTATGGTGCCGTCTTTTTTTACACAAATGATATCTTTTTCGGTTAATGTACCTTTGTCGATGGCCGATGGTGTTACCCATATGTCGCCATTTTCATCTTTAATGGAAATGTTACCACCTGAGGTAGTCGTCATCCCATTTTTATAGATCCTACTAATTACCTTTGTTATCTGCACTTTGGGGTGCATTAACTTTACGTCTAATTGTTTCATATACTCTAATTAAATTTATCTTTTAGTGGACTTACGAACCTGACTTACTCGTTACTTTATGTTGGAGAATGACTTTCTTGGAGTTCGCGGCCAATTTTTTCTGATGTATTTTATTAAACCAAACGTCTTATTTCTTGCATGAATTCATTTGTGTCCATGCCAAATCCATCTATTTGATCTGCAATTACCAATGCTGCACCAAGTGCGCTAGCATTGTCAATATCTGAGGTAAAGACTTTTTTGTTTGAAAAGTGCTTTGTTAGAATATTTAAAAATATTGGATTTCTAGCAAAACCACCAGAAACATATATTACCTCCGTTTGATCGTTTGATGGTATGATGAGGTTGATAGAAGCAATGCATAAATGAGTTAATTCCATCACCATATAGGAATATGCTTCATTAAAAGAATAAAAAACGGATAAGTCTATTTTGCTTATCCCTCTCTCGAACTCGTTTATCCCCATTGGAAAGAAAACCCGATTATCACCAAGTTGTTTATATAATGTTTTAATTAAATTTTCTTGATACGGAATATTTTTGTAATAATCAGAATCGACTTTGAAATAAGTATTTAGCATTTTTACGAATTGTTCGTGGTAATGCCCCATGAATAAACGGGATGATTTCACCTGCTGTTTTTGAGTACTTAAAAAGCATAGGCAATCATTCATTAGTTGATGACTGGTTAATGGTTCATTGTTATAAGGATTCATGCTAATGCACCAAGTGCCTGTGGAGACTAGGATGAATTTCTCTGTTGAATTTTCCAGATAGGGTACCAATGAAGCGGAGCTATCATGGATACCCACGCCTGTTTTTATTGGCTTCCCTTTGATGTTTGCATGGTATACGGTATTATTGTTTACCGGAGTGGGAAGGTCTACTTTTAGCTCTTTTACCCATGTGTGGTATTGCATCTGATCAAAATTCCACATAAAGGTATGACAACCTATTGAAGTTGGTTCTGAGCACAACTTACCGGTTAGTATGTAGGAGAGGTATTGGGGAAGATGAAGAATGTTTTTTACCTGATTCCAAATCTCTTGTTTTTCTTTCTTTAGCCAAAGTATTTGAATGCCTGCATTTAATAGTAGGCCTAAAGCAGGACTGGCTGTTTGACGACAGAATTCATTTACTCCACCATATTTTGCAAACAAGGTGTTTTGAATATCAGTATTGATAGCCTTTAAATAGTTATATATGGGGGTTAATAAGCCTCCTTCTTTATTTAAAAAAGCCAAGGATGCTCCATAGGTTGAAAAATTAATTCCTTGAATGTCATACTTGGCATTCTCTATAAGTCTGTTTAAAGTGTCAACTATCCAATTTTGAATATGTATGATGTCATCACACTCAAAGCCACTTTCATCAACCGTAGTTTTAAATTTTTGCTCGCTCTGATATATTATTTTCAGTTTCTGGTCGAATAACAAAAATTTTTTATTGGTTTTACCAATGTCAAATATTGCAATAGCTTTAGATATCATTATTACTTATTTTCTTTAGATATTTTTCTGCGGTAATTTTCTACCTCCCAATGATCAATAAAGTTAATCTGCATCTGGGTCATAGGTCTGGGTCCTCCAAAATATTTTGATAAATAACTAATCTTCATCATATCCTTGTAAACATCCAGCACTATTTTTGCTGCGCGCAGGTTGTCCTCTATGCAGATAAGACCGTGACCTTCGTATGCGATCACTTTGGGGTAATAACCATTGATTTTCCTGAAGTCTGCAATTTTCATATTTACATCTTCTTGATCTGTAATAAACAGATATTTAGATTTACAGTACACTATATTGTCCGGTGTAAATGGAATATTCACCTCTGAGAAGGCAGTGCTATTTCTTACGAATAGTTGTGTTAACTTACTGTTGTCGATGATTTTGTATTTTTTTTCTTCGTTGTTTTGTATGTTAATCTGCTCAGCAAACCGTTTCAGTGCAAGATCCTCATGTACATTTTTGTCGGAAGGATAAGGAATGTCATTTTTTAATTTTTCTTCAATAAAAGTGTAGATATTATTGATTTCTTCACAAGTATTCGCACCTACGAATACCCCATGGTTCTCAAGAAAAATAATTTGTGCTTCTTTGTTTTTGCGGGTGCGATATTTTTGCAATGCGAAACGAACCTCTTTAAAGAGTGCATAGCCAGGGTTGGTATAGGGCACATAAATCACTTCATCACCAAATATTTCATTGATTACTTTCTCAGCATTTTTAGCACATAACACGCCATTAACAGCCGTTGGATGTGTATGCACAATGTACGCATATTGAATTATTTCGTGCATGCTGGCTTCCACCGAAGGTCTTTTGCCTATGGGAGATAAGACTGCGTTTAGCAGATCCTGTTTGACCTCCACCTCTCTTGTAGAGGTGTCATTACTGTATTTTTTCTGAGAAAGGATTTGCATCTTTCTTCTGTCTAAACACACAAAATCATCTATTTTTATGATTGCCATTGATGTACCACTGGCCTTGACCCACATTTTGTCCTTGTTTTTAAAGGAGCTATTGCCACCTCCCGCAATGATATATGCGGGATTCTGACCAAATGATTGAGATATTTTGATTAAATGATTGAGATTATTTTTCATAAGAAGATTTTTAAGGGCGATCAACAAAAACATAGGAGTAGAGAGTCGAATTATATTGAAGCATCCAAGAGAGGTGGGTAAAAATTGCTTAGGAATGATACTGCACAATACAATTACCCAACTCTATTAATAATTATCTTCTGGACAAAACTTCATTTTCATAGCTTTGTATTTCAGTTATGTAATCCTCACCAATTGGTACCCCTTCTTGTAAACAGTAGTAATCCCAGACAGCACCAAATGGTTTTGTTTTTAATTCTTCAAGTAGTGCTAAGCGTTCAAAGTTTTGATTGTTTTCTTCGAACCTCACTAATGTTGAGGTGGGTTCTAACATAGCTATCATAAAAGCTTTTTGGGTAGCGCGTGTGCCAATCACATATGCTCCAATGCGGTTGATGGATGCATCAAAGAAATCAAGACCTATGTTTACACGGTTTATAAAGTCATTGCGTACAATCTCCGAAGCAATTAATTGTACTTCTTCGTTCAGCGTCACTACATGATCTGAATCCCATCGAACAGGGCGTGTTACGTGTAATAATACCTCGTCAACAAACTGAAGGCAAGATGAAATCTTATCTCCAACTACTTCAGTGGGATGGAAGTGACCATTGTCTAAACAAATTAACTTATTGTTTTTTATGGCATAACCCAGGTAATAATCGTGTGATCCTACAGTCATAGATTCTGCGCCGATACCGAATACTTTACTCTCAACAGCATCTTTCATGTGCTCCTTAGGGAATTTTTGTGCCATACCTTCATCCAAAGATTTGGTCAACAAAGAACGCATGCCATTGCGATCGACAGGGGTGTCTTTTGAGCCGTCAGGAATCCAGGTATTTAGTATACAAGGTGAACCTAATTGCTTGCCCACCTCTGCTGCAATTTCACGAGAGCGCTTTAAGTGCTCTACCCAAAATTTACGTATCTCTTCGTTTTTTGAAGATAAGGTAAAGCCACTACCTGCTTTTGGATGAGAAAAGAAGGAGCCATTAAAATCCATGCCAATATCTTGTTTTTTACACCAGTCAATCCATCCTTGAAATTGTTTTACGCTGATTCTATCACGATCGACCTTGCCTTTAGAAAAGTCTCCATAAAGTGCATGCACGTTCACGCGTTGTTTTCCGGGTAACATTGACATTACTTTTTCCAGGTCGGCCATCACTTCAGTTACGTTGCGCGCTTTCCCTGGGTAGTTGCCGGTAGCCTGAATGCCTCCGGAAAGGGGGCCATCAGGATTTTCACTACCTGACACGTCATCTGTTTGCCAACAGTGAAGACTTATTTTTATCTCATTGATTTTTTTTAATACGGCATCCGTATCTACGCCCAAAGTTGCGTATTGCTCTTTGGCTATTTCGTAGGCCTTTGCTATTATTTCTTTATTTGCCATAATGTATAAATATTTTAATTTTTTAGAATGTATTTCTTACCAGTCAATGTGATGTAGCATTTCATACTTAAGAAGTGTGCACTTTATTCACCTTTGCTTATTTATTTTTAGTTCACTCTGTTAAAGCTAATTTATGAATAGGACAGGCTAGGTTCAAGCTATTACATGGCATTACCTATTCCAACGATAAATACCGAACATATCATTAAAGTCAGACCTATAATAAAGGTTGATAATGTTCTCTTTTGAACCCCTGTCCATTCTTTATTATAAATTCCCCAGGCATTGGCAGTAAGTATGATGGTGGTCATATGTAGTATCCAGGAACTCGCTCCACTTCCTATTTTGCTTTCTCCCATGCCATAAAAGAAGAATTGTAAGAACCATGTTGTTCCTGCCAATGCACATAGCAGGTAGTTGTTTTTGAGAGGTTTGCTGATGTCGAAATACTCGCTGAAAGTTTTATTTTTTCTAATTAAATATACACACCATATTAAGTTGGTGGTTAAGCCCCCCCAAAGAATTACCACAAAAGTTATATTATTCACAAAAAGAGGATTACTCCCAGCTTCTACCGCTGCTTCAGTAATGGGTTTTCCCGCTTCTATACCAAAATTAAAGAATGAACTTAGAATCCCTGATATGATGGCTACTGTGATACCTTTAACTGCATTAAACTCTTTTACGCTGGCTTTGCTTTCTTCTTCAGATAGTTCTTTTTCTTTCATAGTTCCGGCCCTCCCTAATACCGCAATTCCTATCAGGCTTACTACTACTCCTGTTAGAACGACCATGCCACCTGTGCTATGCAGCATATCCGTTATGGTCGTTCTTCCTTCCATGCCTCTGATATCATAGAAAATAGGAGGTACTAACGCGCCAAATGCCGAACAAAAGCCTAGGGTAATAGAATTTCCTAGAGACATTCCTAAGTATCTGACACCTAGGCCATAGGTCAATCCTCCAATGCCCCACAACACTCCTAATAAATAAACAGCACGTATAATCGTTCCTTCCGCTGATATAATATATGTTAAGAAGTCAGGTACTGTAGCCCATGACATCAACGGTGGTACTATTAACCAAGAAAATAAGCCGCCAAAAAGCCAGAAAATTTCCCATGACCACCCTTTCACTTTATTAAAGGGCATGTAGAAACTACCAGAGGCAAAACCTCCCAACGAATGATAAATAATTCCGAATAATGCTTGCATATTTTTGACTTTAGTATATTATAATTGGTACTTTTATTTTTTATTGTAATACTATCATAGCAAAAGTATGGACCACAGGGCATTCGGTCAATGCACAAACTGGCGTTTCTTTTGCACTTTTTGGACTAGGTATGAAGGATTTTTTTAAATATGTGTCGGCCAGTGAAGAGGACAGAGACTGGGGGTTGTTTTTAAATGTCGCAGGAAGGTCAACCATTCCTGCGGGAGTGATATATCCGTCGCCAAAGCACCCCAGCGGATATTATTTCACATGGAATAATGGACGAACTCTACAGGAGTATCAGATTAATTTTGTCACGGGCGGATCAGGTGTCTTAGAAAATAAAAAAGGGAAGTTCAGTGTTAAACCTGGTTCTTTGATGATTATTCGTAAAGGAGAGTGGCATCGTTACAAGCCCACTAAGGGAACCGGATGGGTAGAGCATTACATTGGTTTTGATGGTATTCTGGCTGATCACTTTCTTAAAAAGAATAAAGTACTGTTGGGTCAATCAGTAATACATTGTGGTATGCGAGAAGATTTTATAGATGCCTACGATAAGATATTTGAACTGGTGAAAAATGAAGAACCAGGAAATCAGCATATCGCTTCGGGGCATATTATTAAACTACTGGGATATATTGTAGCATGGCAGAAACAACGTAATTTTTCGGGTAAGCCCATCGAGAAATTAATACAAGAAGCCCGGTTTCATATGCGAAACAAAGTAGAAGAGAAGGTCGATTTGAAAAAGTTTGCAGAAGATAGTTTCATTGGATATTCTTATTTTAGAAAGATGTTTAAGAAATACACGGGTATAGCTCCTCATCAATATCATTTAGATTTAAAATTAATACGTGCTAAAGAACTTATTCTAACCTCTGATAAGCATTTGAAAGAGATTAGCTATGATCTTGGCTTTCATAGTGTTCATTATTTTAGCAGGGTTTTTAAGAAAAAAATAGGATGTAACCCCTCGGAGTTAAGAGGCACGGTTGCTAGAAATGGACACCTGAAATGATATGAACTCTTATTCCATATAAAATACTTCTTCTAATTCTATCGTTACAGGAGAATTATCGTTATTGGTTTTCATTATGTCATTCATAAAAGCCCACCATTTTTTTACAATATCAGTCTGACCCAGATATTGAGATCCTTTGTCTCCAGATAATTTTTGGAAGGCGAATAATACATTGGTTTCTTCATCAAGAAATATGGAATACTCATGAACTCCCGCGTTTTTTAAAAGCATTTTTAGTTCGGGCCATATTTTGTTATGTCTTTGTTTGTATATTTCTTTCTGTCCATCGTTTAGGTACATTTTAAAAGCTAATCGTTTCATTTGATAATTTATAGGGTGATAATAGATGAAAGTGGCTTAAATAGTGGCTGCAAGAAAACGACTGTTTTTTCTGTCTTTAATAAGAAAGCTTCAAAGACAAGGCTTTCGATATTTTTGAAACCAAGGAGTTTACTGATGGTAAATGACTGTTTCAAAAATGAGAATAACGCAGTATTTGGAGTTTTCTTGCAAAGACTAAATAAGGAATTATTGGTAAGTTTTCTTGCTTAAAAGCTTATTTAAAACATTTTCACTTACGCAAAAGGCAGTGCCGTGACGAATTCCTTTGGGAAGCTGAATTGATGCAGAAATATCTTCCCATGTTTGTGCATCTTTTGACCTGATGGCTCCATACTGATGTTCCCGGTATTTGTCAAAGTAAATGTAAATATAATCGTTCACCATTAGCGCTGTGGGGCCTTCTGCCCATGCGTTCCCGGAAATGTTTTCTGAAAGTGTAACTGGAAATCCTTGGTCTAAAGAGTGGGTGAATGATATACGGAGGTTTTTTTCCTCGGGAATAGACATTTCATTTTTTATCACCATCATATAATTCGACTCTCGTTGTAATATGGCTGCATCAATAACACTAAAGCCAGGGTCATAGAAAAGCTTAGTGGGAGAAAATGAATTAAAATCACGGGTGGTGGTATAGTATTGACGGTGATTCAAGCCCTTCTCATTGGCTGAGGTTTTAATTTCGGGGAACAATTCGGGAACCGTGGAAGCCCAAATAATATAAAATAAGTCGTTGTTCTTATCGTAAAATATTTCAGGCGCCCATGTGTTTTTGGTACTTTGTAAATGCTCCATCACCGGGATGTTCTTTTGCTCAGACCAGTTTATTAAATCTTTGGAAGAGGCATATCCAATGCCCTTATCCCACCAGCCTGTAGTCCATACTAAATGAAAGGTGCCATCTTTACCTCGGGCGATACTTGGGTCGCGCATGAGCCGATCTTTGCCTATGGTAGGTGTTAAAAAGGAATCACCACCGTTTAGCGTGTGCCATTCCAGTGCGTTGTAACTATAGGCGAGATGAAGTCCGTCTTGGCCATTGTCTGTGAAATATGAGAATAAGTAAACTTCTTTTTTTTTAGCACAAGCGCTAAGTATTATGATAAAGAAAAGCCAAACGGTGATACTTTTTAAATCTAAGTTTTTGTTTACGAGCATTGCTTAAATATAGATTGATTATATATAGTTGCAAGGTAATTTTAATGGGTATTCAAATGAATGGATTATCATACAATTTCCTGTAAGAATTGGTATTTTGAAGTTTATGTTTTTGCATTTTACCTATATTTATTGTTTTATATGTTTAAGGTGAGTTTTCAATGCTTATATGGAACTTGTCGAAATTAATCATACCCTTGTGTGAGATGATTTTTATGGTTCGTTTCATATGTTACACATGGATGATTAGCTTGCTTGTGTTCATCAATAGAATAATTTTGTTATAAAAAGGGAAAAATGCGGAAGGTTATCTGTTATGTCATATCGATTTTATTTTCTATTCAAATATATGCAAAAGAAGAATTGTTATTCACTCAAATAAGCAC comes from the Saccharicrinis fermentans DSM 9555 = JCM 21142 genome and includes:
- the cbiD gene encoding cobalt-precorrin-5B (C(1))-methyltransferase CbiD, with the translated sequence MVLVFGGTTEGMIVAELFDQIGQAYFYSTKSDVHQQIKGKRIFGAMNQEALNTFCEENNIRLIIDAAHPFAKELHHNIGCVAAARQIEVIRYERQYSSFASPLLRYFDSYEEMNNALLNSTYENILALTGVQTIERFKSVGESKRLYFRILDTALSREKAKASGIPSHYIIPMKPEGDKDGLVALSKELHAELLMSKESGESGFFEAKVQAACQLNIPLWVVRRPALPQFKQVANNPKGFLQLFYELKKSALKEEGVLRRGFTTGTCVAACAKACCIALMEGAFPAWVEVVLPGGEKVRLVIFSQELSEKSAACVVVKDAGDDADVTHAKEIGCELSISDIVGIHFQRGKGVGEVTLPGLQVQVGEPAINPVPRKMITDMLSQMIEEYRLAHGFAVKPFVPEGEELAKQTFNSRVGVLGGISILGTSGIVEPYSNKAFLESIRQQVRVAFESTCGEVVLTSGKRSENRLKETFSHLPSVAFIHFGNMVGETLKLSAKEGIDKINMALMLGKAVKLAEGHMDTYSKKVVFNPAFIANLAMQAGYAEEIVEQIKNQKLANAITDIIPFSEEEPFYKQVAELCHQNCLKLLPKECRFTFYLQVGELGAVKVS
- a CDS encoding class II aldolase/adducin family protein translates to MKQLDVKLMHPKVQITKVISRIYKNGMTTTSGGNISIKDENGDIWVTPSAIDKGTLTEKDIICVKKDGTIIGDHTPSSEFPFHKAIYDVRPEIKAVIHAHPPALVSFSIVRNIPNTNIIPQAKEICGSIGYAPYGMPGSEELGAKIAAQFKDSNNMAVIMENHGTVLGGSDMMDAYTRFETLEFCARTIINAKTIGEPVYLTDEQIKSFEVQIPYDIPKNKVVSYPPEERSIRQDICNIVRRACDQGLMISSYGTVSVRWKDNDFLITPPNVARWDIMPDDIVQIKDGKAEPEKTPSRSFSLHQKIYEMNPHINSIILTQPPHLMAYGTTGVKFDVRTIPESWIFLQDVPCLPFGTHFEGDNTIPELLSESVPSVLISNDSFLVTGDKLLQTFDRLEVAEFSAKSLVMGAPLGTLFPINDAQVEALRKKFLG
- a CDS encoding FGGY-family carbohydrate kinase translates to MISKAIAIFDIGKTNKKFLLFDQKLKIIYQSEQKFKTTVDESGFECDDIIHIQNWIVDTLNRLIENAKYDIQGINFSTYGASLAFLNKEGGLLTPIYNYLKAINTDIQNTLFAKYGGVNEFCRQTASPALGLLLNAGIQILWLKKEKQEIWNQVKNILHLPQYLSYILTGKLCSEPTSIGCHTFMWNFDQMQYHTWVKELKVDLPTPVNNNTVYHANIKGKPIKTGVGIHDSSASLVPYLENSTEKFILVSTGTWCISMNPYNNEPLTSHQLMNDCLCFLSTQKQQVKSSRLFMGHYHEQFVKMLNTYFKVDSDYYKNIPYQENLIKTLYKQLGDNRVFFPMGINEFERGISKIDLSVFYSFNEAYSYMVMELTHLCIASINLIIPSNDQTEVIYVSGGFARNPIFLNILTKHFSNKKVFTSDIDNASALGAALVIADQIDGFGMDTNEFMQEIRRLV
- a CDS encoding class II aldolase/adducin family protein produces the protein MKNNLNHLIKISQSFGQNPAYIIAGGGNSSFKNKDKMWVKASGTSMAIIKIDDFVCLDRRKMQILSQKKYSNDTSTREVEVKQDLLNAVLSPIGKRPSVEASMHEIIQYAYIVHTHPTAVNGVLCAKNAEKVINEIFGDEVIYVPYTNPGYALFKEVRFALQKYRTRKNKEAQIIFLENHGVFVGANTCEEINNIYTFIEEKLKNDIPYPSDKNVHEDLALKRFAEQINIQNNEEKKYKIIDNSKLTQLFVRNSTAFSEVNIPFTPDNIVYCKSKYLFITDQEDVNMKIADFRKINGYYPKVIAYEGHGLICIEDNLRAAKIVLDVYKDMMKISYLSKYFGGPRPMTQMQINFIDHWEVENYRRKISKENK
- a CDS encoding L-rhamnose isomerase, coding for MANKEIIAKAYEIAKEQYATLGVDTDAVLKKINEIKISLHCWQTDDVSGSENPDGPLSGGIQATGNYPGKARNVTEVMADLEKVMSMLPGKQRVNVHALYGDFSKGKVDRDRISVKQFQGWIDWCKKQDIGMDFNGSFFSHPKAGSGFTLSSKNEEIRKFWVEHLKRSREIAAEVGKQLGSPCILNTWIPDGSKDTPVDRNGMRSLLTKSLDEGMAQKFPKEHMKDAVESKVFGIGAESMTVGSHDYYLGYAIKNNKLICLDNGHFHPTEVVGDKISSCLQFVDEVLLHVTRPVRWDSDHVVTLNEEVQLIASEIVRNDFINRVNIGLDFFDASINRIGAYVIGTRATQKAFMIAMLEPTSTLVRFEENNQNFERLALLEELKTKPFGAVWDYYCLQEGVPIGEDYITEIQSYENEVLSRR
- the rhaT gene encoding L-rhamnose/proton symporter RhaT, which translates into the protein MQALFGIIYHSLGGFASGSFYMPFNKVKGWSWEIFWLFGGLFSWLIVPPLMSWATVPDFLTYIISAEGTIIRAVYLLGVLWGIGGLTYGLGVRYLGMSLGNSITLGFCSAFGALVPPIFYDIRGMEGRTTITDMLHSTGGMVVLTGVVVSLIGIAVLGRAGTMKEKELSEEESKASVKEFNAVKGITVAIISGILSSFFNFGIEAGKPITEAAVEAGSNPLFVNNITFVVILWGGLTTNLIWCVYLIRKNKTFSEYFDISKPLKNNYLLCALAGTTWFLQFFFYGMGESKIGSGASSWILHMTTIILTANAWGIYNKEWTGVQKRTLSTFIIGLTLMICSVFIVGIGNAM
- a CDS encoding AraC family transcriptional regulator codes for the protein MKDFFKYVSASEEDRDWGLFLNVAGRSTIPAGVIYPSPKHPSGYYFTWNNGRTLQEYQINFVTGGSGVLENKKGKFSVKPGSLMIIRKGEWHRYKPTKGTGWVEHYIGFDGILADHFLKKNKVLLGQSVIHCGMREDFIDAYDKIFELVKNEEPGNQHIASGHIIKLLGYIVAWQKQRNFSGKPIEKLIQEARFHMRNKVEEKVDLKKFAEDSFIGYSYFRKMFKKYTGIAPHQYHLDLKLIRAKELILTSDKHLKEISYDLGFHSVHYFSRVFKKKIGCNPSELRGTVARNGHLK
- the rhaM gene encoding L-rhamnose mutarotase, translating into MKRLAFKMYLNDGQKEIYKQRHNKIWPELKMLLKNAGVHEYSIFLDEETNVLFAFQKLSGDKGSQYLGQTDIVKKWWAFMNDIMKTNNDNSPVTIELEEVFYME
- a CDS encoding glycoside hydrolase family 43 protein, with amino-acid sequence MLVNKNLDLKSITVWLFFIIILSACAKKKEVYLFSYFTDNGQDGLHLAYSYNALEWHTLNGGDSFLTPTIGKDRLMRDPSIARGKDGTFHLVWTTGWWDKGIGYASSKDLINWSEQKNIPVMEHLQSTKNTWAPEIFYDKNNDLFYIIWASTVPELFPEIKTSANEKGLNHRQYYTTTRDFNSFSPTKLFYDPGFSVIDAAILQRESNYMMVIKNEMSIPEEKNLRISFTHSLDQGFPVTLSENISGNAWAEGPTALMVNDYIYIYFDKYREHQYGAIRSKDAQTWEDISASIQLPKGIRHGTAFCVSENVLNKLLSKKTYQ